From the Planctomycetota bacterium genome, one window contains:
- a CDS encoding SUMF1/EgtB/PvdO family nonheme iron enzyme: MRSVIVGAAALAVCVCGAGIVPGAGVARAAVTFTWADIGNAGNAADPSTGYGAVLYDYRIATTEVTNAQYAEFLNAVAASDPHGLYNSNMGSDARGGITRTGADGSYTYATKTNMADKPVNYVSWLDSARFVNWLSNGQGSAPTESGVYTINNGLTESRAGGASYFLPSEDEWYKAAYYDPNTSSYFLYATGSNSVPTLATANAIGDISNPGANVVNFNSGAVWNSQNGNVTTVGSAGAAGASPYGTFDQNGNVLEWNEALISASFRGARGGSWSVNELRLRSSTRGNGIPTDETSNIGFRVASSALAVPEPTSAMLMLLGSAATLYRRRH; encoded by the coding sequence ATGAGATCGGTCATTGTCGGTGCCGCTGCGCTTGCGGTTTGCGTCTGCGGGGCGGGCATTGTTCCGGGGGCGGGGGTTGCCCGGGCGGCTGTCACCTTCACTTGGGCGGACATCGGCAACGCAGGCAATGCGGCCGATCCCTCGACCGGCTACGGCGCGGTGTTGTATGACTACCGCATCGCCACGACCGAAGTGACCAACGCCCAGTACGCCGAGTTCCTCAACGCCGTGGCCGCAAGCGATCCGCACGGCCTGTATAACAGCAACATGGGCAGCGACGCCCGCGGCGGCATCACGCGGACCGGAGCGGACGGAAGCTACACCTACGCCACGAAAACAAACATGGCCGACAAACCGGTCAATTATGTGTCCTGGCTTGACTCGGCCCGCTTCGTCAACTGGCTGAGCAACGGCCAAGGATCGGCCCCTACCGAAAGCGGCGTCTACACGATCAACAACGGCCTGACCGAAAGCCGAGCCGGCGGCGCGTCGTATTTCCTTCCCAGCGAAGACGAGTGGTACAAGGCCGCCTATTACGACCCCAATACCAGCAGCTACTTCCTCTACGCCACCGGCTCCAACAGTGTACCGACTCTCGCTACCGCCAACGCCATCGGCGATATTTCCAACCCCGGCGCGAACGTGGTGAATTTTAACTCTGGCGCCGTTTGGAACAGTCAGAACGGGAACGTCACGACAGTGGGTTCAGCAGGAGCGGCCGGCGCCAGTCCGTACGGCACGTTCGATCAGAACGGCAACGTTTTGGAATGGAACGAAGCACTCATTTCGGCTTCTTTTCGCGGCGCCCGCGGCGGCTCGTGGAGCGTCAACGAGCTCCGCCTGCGGTCGTCCACCCGAGGCAACGGCATCCCGACGGACGAGACCAGCAACATCGGGTTCCGTGTCGCAAGTTCTGCCTTGGCGGTGCCCGAGCCGACGTCGGCGATGCTGATGTTGCTCGGTTCGGCGGCCACGTTGTACCGACGACGGCATTGA
- a CDS encoding YebC/PmpR family DNA-binding transcriptional regulator, producing the protein MAGHSKWANIKHRKGRQDARRSKMWSKCARFIIVAARNGGGDPATNLSLRYAIDEAKAQNMPKDTIANAIKKGTGELGGENYEPVIYEGYGPGGVAMMVECLTNNRNRTAGDIRTAFDKAGGNLGTTNSVAYTFTQTGVFAVAKDAIGEEAIMELALEAGAEDVTDEGEVWQITCPPTNFHAVRTALEDAKLETQVAELSMIPSTTVECTGDIARKVMNLVDTLEDLDDVQKVHANFEIPDEDLAALG; encoded by the coding sequence ATGGCTGGTCACAGCAAATGGGCCAATATCAAGCACCGTAAAGGCCGGCAGGACGCCCGCCGCTCCAAGATGTGGAGCAAATGCGCCCGCTTCATCATCGTCGCCGCCCGCAACGGCGGGGGCGATCCTGCCACCAATCTGAGTCTCCGCTACGCCATCGACGAAGCCAAAGCTCAGAACATGCCCAAGGACACGATCGCCAACGCCATCAAAAAGGGCACCGGCGAACTGGGCGGCGAAAACTACGAGCCGGTGATTTACGAGGGCTATGGACCCGGCGGGGTGGCGATGATGGTCGAGTGTCTGACCAACAATCGCAACCGTACCGCCGGCGATATTCGCACTGCTTTCGACAAGGCCGGCGGCAACCTTGGCACGACCAATTCCGTGGCTTACACCTTCACGCAGACCGGCGTCTTCGCCGTCGCCAAGGACGCCATCGGCGAAGAGGCGATCATGGAACTGGCCCTCGAAGCCGGGGCGGAGGATGTGACGGACGAAGGCGAAGTCTGGCAGATCACCTGTCCGCCGACGAACTTCCATGCCGTCCGCACCGCACTGGAAGACGCCAAACTCGAGACACAAGTGGCGGAATTGTCGATGATCCCCTCGACCACCGTCGAATGCACCGGCGACATCGCCCGCAAAGTCATGAACCTCGTCGACACGCTCGAGGACCTCGACGACGTGCAGAAGGTCCACGCGAATTTCGAAATCCCCGACGAGGACCTCGCCGCGTTGGGCTGA
- a CDS encoding tetratricopeptide repeat protein, with amino-acid sequence MRRTGLKVIGCVVIVTGLIGCGEPAKTTPTASTPAGNGPVERLAAQAQAESNAAPHSFNLKLPAPPSVDAKLVEPHKGKALEDASLSFDQVIAKLPTPDYLTPAPKPAPGADVQPADAEPAPAAVKAYVLGRAAYKEGNRWQAITQLEQAQRLDPNSPQILRLLGSIYFAYGNDVKGAQRLSEAVKLDPDDGQSLFLLGRFAFQKSLWAEATVALARSAAVSQELVDPAVEYLRPYYLGQALAQQGYDAAAVTQLENYLKLPDRFARTTALLRELAFLDRQRSRVHMQVGDALCRLGKFDAAFDHYAQCNTGDDDEPIDNAQLAARRIYVLMAMGRPHSAEQALVDQLRSTGVSAPSLSLVPYVADHTANRKQFVTLVQSLYVQQDRPAPLVLALAELVDDHDAAALLADHLTAKPGDMLVFDRYASRVAEKDPAALIATVVKLIEKRPEAARDYVEALDKHKLDADKLLSLVDKLSDSDRDSAAAWYLRGAFNDAAGRVDPAAAAYDKAQTIDPAFLTPQVATIELQIRLGRYDQALALLDKVKDPNDPAIRFTRAKVLARTEKFGDALKIMDTLQAAEPRNLEYRLFRAQVERQSKDYNAAERTLWSILDLDATYEAAYVELFDLYEQNPRTDNTAWIRLMKQVQREIPASRIARLKMAEWYSANRQYDRAEQNLRSLLTEDALDMTAMAQLVGLLMETDRAPEAEKYLLDFLDKHPQVKETTPMLLLEAVSEKLGKLDQYYPRMEAFLMRQDESFDRAIKLYSLYARWKKDDKAAHWLEEAVRLKPEQAVELRMALAVVYRQADQPEKALEQLDLALASKPAKPADVLYEKAMVYHTMEKPDKAEQVLLEALKIDPDHAPSNNDLGYFYADDNRNLPQALSMTTKAVTADPENGAYLDSLGWVFYKMGRFDESRRRLEEARTKPEGNDPVILDHLGDALWRLDVKGRATDIWKQALEQANAMDVDRRPDLAKIRSGLQAKIDAVSANRPPAVASIPGEKPPPDGNK; translated from the coding sequence GTGCGACGGACTGGGCTGAAGGTCATCGGCTGCGTGGTCATCGTCACGGGGCTGATCGGATGTGGTGAACCGGCCAAGACGACGCCGACGGCTTCGACGCCCGCCGGCAACGGGCCGGTCGAGCGGCTCGCCGCGCAGGCGCAGGCGGAGTCCAATGCCGCGCCGCACAGTTTCAACCTCAAGCTGCCGGCTCCGCCGAGCGTGGACGCCAAGCTCGTCGAACCGCACAAGGGCAAGGCGCTCGAGGATGCGTCCCTTTCGTTCGATCAGGTGATCGCCAAGCTGCCCACGCCCGATTACCTCACCCCCGCGCCCAAACCCGCACCGGGCGCGGATGTTCAGCCCGCGGACGCCGAGCCCGCCCCCGCGGCCGTCAAGGCCTACGTCCTCGGCCGGGCGGCGTACAAGGAAGGCAACCGCTGGCAGGCCATCACGCAGCTTGAGCAGGCCCAGCGACTCGACCCCAACTCCCCGCAGATTCTCCGCCTGCTCGGCTCGATCTACTTCGCCTACGGCAACGATGTGAAGGGCGCCCAGCGCTTAAGCGAAGCCGTCAAACTCGACCCCGACGATGGGCAGAGTCTGTTCCTGCTCGGGCGTTTTGCGTTTCAGAAATCGCTCTGGGCCGAGGCGACCGTCGCGCTGGCGCGCTCCGCCGCCGTGTCGCAGGAGCTTGTCGACCCCGCCGTCGAGTACCTTCGCCCGTACTATCTCGGGCAGGCGTTGGCGCAGCAGGGTTACGACGCCGCGGCGGTGACGCAGCTAGAAAACTACCTGAAGCTGCCCGATCGTTTCGCCCGCACGACGGCGCTGCTGCGCGAGCTGGCCTTCCTCGATCGTCAGCGAAGCCGGGTGCACATGCAGGTCGGCGATGCGCTTTGCCGCCTCGGTAAGTTCGACGCCGCTTTCGACCACTACGCCCAGTGCAACACCGGCGACGACGACGAGCCCATCGACAACGCCCAGCTCGCCGCACGCCGCATTTATGTGCTCATGGCGATGGGCCGGCCCCATTCGGCCGAACAGGCCCTCGTCGATCAGCTACGCTCGACCGGCGTCTCCGCACCGTCGCTCTCGCTCGTCCCCTACGTCGCCGATCACACCGCCAATCGCAAGCAGTTCGTCACGCTCGTGCAATCGCTGTACGTGCAGCAGGATCGTCCGGCCCCGCTGGTGCTCGCGCTGGCCGAACTGGTCGATGACCATGACGCGGCGGCGCTTCTGGCTGATCATCTGACCGCCAAGCCCGGCGACATGCTCGTTTTTGATCGTTACGCGTCGCGTGTCGCCGAGAAGGACCCCGCCGCGCTGATCGCCACCGTCGTCAAGCTCATTGAGAAACGCCCCGAAGCCGCCCGCGATTACGTCGAGGCCCTCGACAAGCACAAGCTCGATGCGGACAAGCTGCTTTCGCTGGTGGATAAACTCAGTGATTCCGACCGCGACTCGGCGGCGGCGTGGTATCTGCGCGGGGCGTTCAATGATGCGGCCGGTCGCGTCGATCCGGCGGCGGCGGCCTACGACAAGGCCCAGACAATCGACCCGGCGTTCCTCACGCCGCAGGTGGCGACGATCGAACTTCAGATCCGCCTCGGTCGGTACGATCAGGCGCTGGCGCTATTGGACAAGGTCAAGGACCCCAACGATCCGGCGATCCGCTTCACACGCGCCAAGGTGCTGGCCCGGACCGAGAAATTCGGCGACGCCCTGAAGATCATGGACACGCTTCAGGCCGCTGAGCCGCGCAATCTCGAATATCGCCTCTTCCGCGCCCAGGTCGAGCGGCAGAGCAAGGACTACAACGCCGCCGAGCGGACCTTGTGGTCCATTCTTGATCTGGACGCCACGTACGAGGCCGCCTACGTCGAGCTTTTCGATCTGTACGAGCAGAATCCGCGGACGGACAATACGGCTTGGATTCGGCTCATGAAGCAGGTCCAACGCGAGATACCCGCCAGCCGCATCGCCCGGCTCAAGATGGCCGAGTGGTACAGCGCCAATCGCCAGTACGACCGCGCGGAGCAGAACCTGCGCAGTTTGCTGACCGAAGACGCATTGGACATGACGGCGATGGCGCAGCTTGTCGGCCTGCTGATGGAGACGGACCGGGCGCCCGAAGCGGAGAAGTACCTGCTCGACTTCCTCGACAAGCATCCGCAGGTCAAGGAGACCACGCCGATGCTGCTCCTGGAGGCGGTCTCCGAAAAACTCGGCAAGCTCGATCAGTACTATCCGCGCATGGAGGCCTTCCTGATGCGTCAGGATGAGTCCTTCGATCGCGCGATCAAGCTCTATTCGCTCTACGCGCGATGGAAGAAGGACGACAAGGCGGCGCACTGGCTCGAGGAAGCGGTCCGGCTCAAGCCCGAACAGGCGGTCGAATTGCGGATGGCGCTGGCGGTCGTGTACCGGCAGGCGGATCAGCCGGAAAAGGCGCTTGAGCAGCTTGATCTGGCGCTGGCGTCCAAGCCCGCCAAGCCGGCGGATGTGCTTTACGAAAAGGCCATGGTGTATCACACCATGGAGAAGCCCGACAAGGCGGAGCAGGTGCTGCTCGAAGCGCTGAAGATCGACCCGGATCACGCGCCGTCGAACAACGACTTGGGCTATTTCTACGCCGACGACAATCGCAATCTGCCGCAGGCGCTGTCGATGACGACCAAGGCCGTCACCGCCGACCCGGAAAATGGGGCGTACCTCGATTCGCTGGGCTGGGTGTTCTACAAGATGGGCCGGTTCGACGAATCGCGTCGCCGGCTCGAAGAAGCCCGCACGAAGCCCGAAGGCAACGACCCGGTGATTCTCGATCACCTGGGCGATGCGCTGTGGCGGCTTGACGTGAAGGGCCGGGCGACGGACATCTGGAAGCAGGCGCTGGAGCAGGCCAACGCCATGGACGTCGATCGCCGGCCGGACCTGGCGAAGATCCGCTCGGGTCTTCAGGCCAAGATCGACGCCGTCTCCGCCAACCGTCCGCCCGCCGTGGCGTCCATCCCCGGCGAAAAACCCCCGCCCGACGGCAACAAGTGA
- a CDS encoding ATP phosphoribosyltransferase, whose protein sequence is MIRRNQQQILRFGLPKGSLEESTIDLFARAGYSVRIPSRSYFPEIDDPEISCVMFRAQEMSRYVADGVVDVGITGHDWVVENASDVHEVCELAYSKATSKPARWVLAVPEESEIKKPEDLANCIISTELVNTTKRYFEKRGVNVKVEFSWGATEVKARLVDAIVDITETGSSLRANNLRIIDEIMSSTTRIIANHESWKDPVKRDKIESLALLLNGAIGAKHRVGLKMNVPREKMDAIMAMLPAEKSPTVSPLADEGWVAMEIILEVRVERELVPKLHKVGATGIFSYPINKVIH, encoded by the coding sequence ATGATCCGTCGCAATCAGCAGCAGATTCTGCGTTTTGGCCTGCCCAAGGGCTCGCTCGAAGAGAGCACCATCGACCTGTTCGCCCGGGCGGGGTACTCGGTGCGCATCCCCAGCCGCAGCTACTTTCCGGAGATCGACGATCCGGAGATTTCGTGCGTGATGTTCCGGGCGCAGGAGATGAGCCGGTACGTCGCGGACGGCGTGGTCGATGTGGGCATCACGGGGCACGACTGGGTCGTCGAGAACGCGTCGGACGTGCACGAAGTGTGCGAGCTGGCGTACTCGAAGGCCACGAGCAAACCGGCCCGCTGGGTACTCGCCGTGCCGGAGGAATCGGAGATCAAGAAGCCCGAGGACCTGGCCAACTGCATCATCTCGACGGAATTGGTCAACACAACCAAGCGCTACTTCGAGAAGCGGGGCGTGAACGTCAAGGTCGAGTTCTCATGGGGCGCGACGGAAGTCAAGGCCCGGCTGGTCGACGCCATCGTCGACATTACGGAGACGGGCTCGAGTCTGCGCGCGAACAATCTTCGCATTATTGACGAAATCATGAGTTCGACGACGCGCATCATCGCCAATCACGAGTCATGGAAGGACCCGGTCAAACGGGATAAGATTGAAAGCTTGGCGCTTTTGCTTAACGGAGCGATCGGCGCCAAGCATCGCGTTGGCCTGAAGATGAACGTGCCGCGCGAAAAGATGGATGCGATCATGGCCATGCTTCCGGCGGAGAAGTCGCCGACCGTCAGTCCGCTGGCGGATGAGGGATGGGTCGCGATGGAAATCATTCTGGAAGTGCGCGTGGAGCGTGAGCTGGTGCCCAAGCTGCACAAAGTGGGCGCGACCGGCATCTTCAGCTACCCCATCAACAAGGTCATTCATTAG
- the rbfA gene encoding 30S ribosome-binding factor RbfA: protein MSHRREQLESTLRKALGQVLAEGLSDPRVRGMISVLSVKVSDDGHTALVNVSVLPEEHQALTVKALQHASRHLHATVSKRVAVRTMPHLQFVLDTSLKKQAAVMEAIHKANEDMTDSGAATDAGTDDANEDASQ, encoded by the coding sequence ATGTCTCATCGCCGCGAACAACTTGAATCGACGCTCCGCAAGGCCCTCGGGCAGGTGCTCGCCGAAGGGCTTTCCGATCCGCGCGTGCGGGGGATGATTTCGGTCTTGAGCGTGAAGGTGTCGGACGACGGGCACACGGCTCTGGTGAACGTATCGGTCTTGCCGGAGGAGCATCAGGCGCTGACGGTCAAGGCGCTTCAGCATGCGTCCCGGCATCTGCACGCGACGGTGAGCAAGCGCGTGGCGGTGCGGACCATGCCGCATTTGCAGTTCGTGCTCGACACGTCGCTCAAGAAACAGGCGGCGGTGATGGAGGCCATTCACAAGGCCAACGAAGACATGACGGATTCGGGCGCGGCGACGGACGCCGGGACCGATGACGCTAATGAGGATGCTTCCCAGTGA
- a CDS encoding DUF503 family protein, translating into MVIGILQVELVIGDAMCLKDKRRIVMSVKEKLGQSANVAAAEVDRLDAHQVAVLGIVTVTNDGQMAQKTLDKIVEQLRSDGRFVLNDRRIEILNGY; encoded by the coding sequence ATGGTCATCGGCATCCTTCAGGTTGAACTGGTCATCGGCGACGCGATGTGCCTCAAGGACAAGCGGCGGATCGTCATGAGCGTCAAGGAGAAGCTGGGGCAGTCGGCCAACGTGGCGGCGGCGGAGGTGGATCGACTCGACGCCCACCAGGTCGCCGTGCTGGGCATCGTGACGGTGACCAACGACGGGCAGATGGCCCAGAAAACGCTCGACAAAATCGTCGAGCAGCTCCGAAGCGACGGGCGCTTCGTGTTGAATGACCGACGGATTGAAATATTGAACGGATACTGA
- the infB gene encoding translation initiation factor IF-2 gives MVLAKAKRLFQVAQEIGIESKAILEKCRAEGLDLQNHMAAIPIGLEMTIREWFSEHDSDEPGSTAIETAEKVDLAKIKKARPRKKLNAPPAPVEEETPAEDTAQEPVQEPTKATKKTAEPEPEPEVVEAEAPAPAEAEGAVQEPVAEPVAEAAAPEAAKKAEPATAKPKEEPKAQEPPAEEAKPVVKPAGPQLVTPKAAKLRGPKVIRVEEPEVMRAPRPRRAADGGPARPAARAPEQPAPDVIRSRGPVRGRGAGGPAQGQTDDESGRSPRRNKRTGTASPRKGRTGDADVWFKGVRREQDLVEREERLSHAAGFLKQRRREMKKRAEGGSIAQTPMDVGGRVEIAAPFTIKDLSAATGIKGADIIKFLFNKGIMTTINHAIDSEAAMEVCLENDIELIVKEAQTAEEQIAGELEAVEYKDIRRRPPVVAVLGHVDHGKTSLLDRIRSEDVASGEAGGITQHIGAFRTTIKGSDGEDKTVVFLDTPGHQAFTNMRARGANLADIVVLVVAADDGMMPQTIESINHAKAAKIPIVVALNKIDKPEATEKNIQRIYGQLAEHELNPTEWGGSTEVMKVSATTGTGVPELIEVLDYQAELLELKAGYDGQAHGQVIEAQLDMGRGPIARVLVREGNIKVGDFVVIGRAYGKVRSMTDDHGKQLQEAGPATPIEIAGIDEVPDAGDKMYVTTSLKQAENIAEQRRERERKKELATKGAVTLDNVFEQMKAGQTKDLRVVLKADVQGSMEVLKKAIEELGNEEVTVKVLHVAVGGITESDVLLAEASDAVIIGFQVIASQQARNEAERRGVEIRLYRVIYDIVDDVKKALEGMLAPTKREDVLGHAEVREVFRVSKVGSIAGCYITDGVVRRNAHIRVTRDGIVIEHDRTLETLKRFKDDAKEVRAGMECGMKIEGYDDIRQGDVLECYVTTTVKTTLA, from the coding sequence ATTGTCTTGGCCAAGGCCAAACGTCTATTTCAGGTCGCGCAGGAAATCGGGATCGAGTCCAAGGCGATCCTCGAAAAGTGTCGCGCTGAAGGTCTGGATCTGCAGAACCACATGGCGGCGATCCCGATCGGGCTTGAAATGACGATCCGCGAGTGGTTCAGCGAACATGACAGCGACGAGCCGGGCTCGACGGCGATCGAGACGGCCGAGAAGGTCGATCTGGCGAAGATCAAGAAGGCCCGCCCGCGCAAGAAGCTCAATGCGCCCCCGGCGCCGGTCGAGGAGGAAACTCCCGCCGAGGACACAGCCCAGGAGCCGGTCCAGGAGCCGACGAAGGCGACGAAGAAGACGGCCGAGCCCGAGCCCGAACCCGAGGTGGTCGAGGCGGAAGCCCCCGCGCCTGCGGAAGCGGAAGGCGCGGTCCAGGAGCCGGTCGCCGAGCCGGTCGCCGAAGCGGCGGCGCCCGAAGCGGCGAAGAAGGCGGAGCCGGCGACGGCCAAGCCCAAGGAAGAGCCCAAGGCCCAGGAGCCGCCGGCGGAGGAAGCCAAGCCGGTGGTCAAGCCGGCCGGTCCGCAACTGGTGACGCCCAAGGCGGCGAAGCTGCGCGGGCCGAAGGTCATCCGTGTCGAAGAGCCGGAGGTGATGCGCGCCCCGCGTCCGCGTCGAGCGGCCGACGGCGGTCCGGCCCGACCTGCGGCGCGAGCGCCGGAGCAGCCGGCGCCGGATGTGATTCGTTCGCGCGGCCCGGTGCGCGGCCGCGGCGCCGGCGGTCCGGCGCAGGGTCAGACGGACGACGAGTCGGGACGCTCGCCGCGGCGCAACAAGCGGACCGGCACGGCCAGCCCGCGCAAGGGCCGCACGGGCGATGCGGATGTGTGGTTCAAGGGCGTGCGGCGTGAGCAGGACCTGGTGGAGCGCGAGGAGCGTTTGAGCCACGCGGCCGGGTTCCTGAAGCAGCGCCGGCGCGAGATGAAGAAGCGCGCCGAGGGCGGATCGATCGCCCAGACGCCGATGGACGTCGGCGGCCGCGTCGAAATCGCCGCGCCGTTCACCATCAAGGACCTGTCGGCGGCGACGGGCATCAAGGGCGCTGACATCATCAAGTTCCTGTTCAACAAGGGCATCATGACGACCATCAATCACGCCATCGACTCCGAGGCGGCGATGGAAGTCTGCCTCGAAAACGATATTGAATTGATCGTCAAGGAAGCCCAGACGGCCGAAGAGCAGATCGCCGGCGAGTTGGAGGCGGTCGAGTACAAGGACATCCGCCGTCGCCCGCCGGTCGTGGCCGTGCTCGGTCACGTGGACCATGGCAAAACGTCGCTGCTTGACCGCATCCGCTCCGAGGACGTGGCCAGCGGCGAAGCTGGCGGCATCACGCAGCACATCGGCGCCTTCCGCACGACCATCAAGGGCTCGGACGGCGAAGACAAGACCGTCGTGTTCCTCGACACCCCCGGTCACCAGGCGTTCACCAACATGCGCGCCCGCGGCGCGAACCTCGCCGACATCGTCGTGCTCGTCGTCGCCGCCGACGACGGCATGATGCCCCAGACGATCGAGTCGATCAATCACGCCAAGGCGGCGAAGATTCCGATCGTCGTCGCGCTCAACAAGATCGACAAGCCCGAGGCGACGGAAAAGAACATCCAGCGCATCTACGGCCAGCTCGCCGAGCATGAACTGAACCCGACCGAGTGGGGCGGGTCGACGGAAGTGATGAAGGTGTCGGCGACGACGGGGACGGGTGTCCCTGAACTCATCGAAGTGCTCGATTATCAGGCGGAACTGCTCGAACTCAAGGCCGGTTATGACGGTCAGGCGCACGGTCAGGTGATCGAGGCGCAGCTGGACATGGGCCGCGGGCCGATCGCGCGCGTGCTCGTGCGAGAGGGCAACATCAAGGTGGGCGACTTCGTGGTGATCGGTCGTGCGTACGGCAAGGTGCGCTCGATGACGGACGATCACGGCAAGCAGCTTCAGGAAGCGGGTCCGGCGACGCCGATCGAAATCGCCGGCATTGATGAAGTGCCGGACGCGGGCGACAAGATGTACGTGACGACGTCGCTCAAGCAGGCCGAGAACATCGCCGAGCAGCGCCGCGAGCGTGAGCGCAAGAAGGAGCTGGCCACCAAGGGCGCCGTTACGCTCGACAACGTGTTCGAGCAGATGAAGGCGGGTCAGACCAAGGACCTCCGCGTCGTGCTCAAGGCCGACGTGCAGGGCTCGATGGAAGTGCTCAAGAAGGCGATCGAAGAGCTGGGCAACGAGGAAGTCACGGTCAAGGTGCTTCACGTGGCCGTGGGCGGGATCACCGAGTCGGACGTGCTTCTGGCCGAAGCATCCGACGCGGTCATCATCGGCTTCCAGGTCATCGCCTCGCAGCAGGCGCGCAACGAAGCGGAGCGCCGCGGCGTGGAAATCCGCCTCTACCGCGTCATCTACGACATCGTCGACGACGTGAAGAAGGCCCTGGAAGGCATGCTCGCCCCGACCAAACGCGAAGACGTGCTCGGACACGCCGAAGTGCGCGAAGTCTTCCGCGTCTCGAAGGTCGGCTCCATCGCCGGCTGCTACATCACCGACGGCGTCGTCCGCCGCAACGCGCATATCCGCGTGACGCGCGACGGCATCGTCATCGAGCACGACCGAACCCTCGAAACCCTCAAACGCTTCAAGGACGACGCCAAGGAAGTCCGCGCCGGCATGGAATGCGGCATGAAGATCGAAGGATACGACGACATCCGCCAGGGCGACGTGCTCGAGTGCTACGTCACCACGACGGTCAAGACAACACTGGCTTAA
- the nusA gene encoding transcription termination factor NusA: MNPEMLRIIDSIARDRNIDKESLYTDIEQAMVSAARKHFNAEDTDEFSSTLDRLTGKIQLFRSGVEIPLESLGRIPAQTAKQVMIQKFREDERASIYDEFSDRIGELVTGTAQRYEGGSLVISLGRAEGFMPRSEQIPGEQHQPGERVRCMILDVRDMGHQVKIVLSRAAPDFIRRLFEVEVPEVTERIIEIKALAREPGHRTKVAVSSIDSKVDAVGACVGVRGSRIKNIVDELGGEKIDVVRWNESSQVLIANALRPAEIVEISLFFELGRATVVVNEDQLSLAIGKRGQNVRLAARLTSWDVDILTPAEFARGLDILDETLKSVEGVTEEMIDRMAALGMITVFDVEEVGEEVLVEQVGNLGMTPELAAQVVTKCSERAKVVAQQQQQERELAEKKKAEEAAAIAAQPGEAQAASILGDLLGGGASRQAAASAPKMDESGSIMDMLASRRSADADESGEEPGGDGPHDVAMAEAEAEARSKRQASPAEIEIEQSQDETEIAKLATGEAETDEDESES, translated from the coding sequence ATGAATCCCGAAATGCTTCGAATCATCGACTCAATCGCCCGCGACCGGAACATCGACAAGGAATCGTTGTACACGGACATCGAGCAGGCGATGGTGTCCGCCGCGCGTAAACATTTCAACGCCGAGGACACGGACGAGTTTTCCTCCACGCTGGACCGGCTGACGGGCAAAATCCAGCTTTTCCGCTCGGGCGTGGAGATTCCGCTCGAGTCGCTGGGCCGCATCCCGGCTCAGACCGCCAAGCAGGTGATGATTCAGAAGTTCCGCGAGGACGAGCGCGCCAGCATCTACGACGAGTTCTCCGACCGCATCGGCGAACTGGTCACGGGGACGGCCCAACGCTATGAGGGCGGGTCGCTGGTCATCTCGCTGGGGCGGGCCGAAGGGTTCATGCCCCGCAGCGAGCAGATTCCCGGTGAGCAGCATCAGCCGGGCGAGCGTGTGCGGTGCATGATTCTGGACGTGCGGGACATGGGGCATCAGGTCAAGATCGTGCTCAGCCGGGCCGCGCCGGACTTTATCCGCCGCCTCTTCGAGGTCGAAGTGCCCGAAGTCACCGAGCGCATCATCGAAATCAAGGCCCTGGCCCGCGAGCCGGGGCATCGCACGAAGGTCGCCGTGTCGTCGATCGACTCGAAGGTCGACGCGGTGGGCGCCTGCGTGGGCGTGCGCGGCAGCCGCATCAAGAACATCGTCGACGAACTGGGCGGCGAAAAGATCGACGTCGTGCGGTGGAACGAGTCGTCGCAGGTGCTCATCGCCAACGCGCTGCGCCCGGCGGAAATCGTCGAAATCAGCTTGTTTTTCGAGCTTGGCCGCGCCACCGTCGTGGTCAATGAAGATCAGCTTTCGCTGGCCATCGGCAAGCGCGGGCAGAACGTCCGCCTCGCCGCCCGGCTTACGAGCTGGGACGTCGATATTCTCACACCCGCCGAGTTCGCGCGTGGACTGGACATTCTCGACGAGACGCTCAAGAGCGTCGAGGGCGTGACGGAGGAGATGATCGACCGCATGGCCGCGCTGGGCATGATCACCGTGTTCGACGTCGAGGAAGTCGGCGAGGAAGTGCTCGTGGAGCAGGTCGGCAACCTGGGCATGACGCCGGAGCTTGCGGCTCAGGTCGTCACCAAGTGCTCGGAGCGCGCGAAGGTGGTGGCTCAGCAGCAGCAGCAGGAGCGCGAGCTGGCGGAGAAGAAGAAGGCCGAGGAAGCGGCGGCGATCGCAGCCCAGCCGGGCGAAGCGCAGGCGGCGTCGATTCTGGGCGATCTATTGGGCGGCGGGGCGTCCAGGCAGGCGGCGGCTTCCGCGCCGAAGATGGACGAATCGGGCTCGATCATGGACATGCTCGCCAGCCGGCGGAGCGCCGATGCGGACGAGAGCGGCGAGGAGCCCGGGGGCGACGGGCCGCATGACGTGGCTATGGCCGAGGCGGAGGCCGAGGCGCGGAGCAAGCGTCAGGCGAGCCCGGCGGAAATCGAAATCGAACAGTCGCAGGACGAGACGGAAATCGCCAAGCTTGCGACGGGCGAAGCGGAGACGGACGAAGATGAATCGGAGTCGTGA